ATGCAGCGGGATTGGCCCCTGTGCGCTGCCTGTGACGGAAGTGGGCGAGCCCCTGCGCCCGGCTATTTTATATGGCGTGGATACACGTGCCGAAGCTGAAATCGCAGAGCTCAACGTCGAACTCGGCGCAGCGGCCGTGTTGGCCCGCACCGGCAATCCGTTGACGACACAATCTGTCGGCCCGAAGGTGCGATGGCTGGCCAAGCACGAGCCTGACACTTTCCGCAAAACTGCGCGGATCGTCGGGTGCCCTAGCTTTATCGTGCACCGATTGACGGGACGGTGGGTCGTCGATCATTACGGCGCGTCCTGCTACACGCCATTTTATGACCTTGCCGCCAAAGACTGGCATCGCGAGACGATCGAACGGATCTGCCCTGTCGACTGGCTACCCGAAATCGCCTGGACAACGGAGATTATCGGCCATGTGAGCAGGGAGGCCGCAGCAGAAACCGGACTTGCCGCGGGCACGCCCGTGATCGCTGGCACCATCGATGCGGCGAGCGAAGCGATGAGCGTCGGGGTGCAAAAGCCGGGTGACTTGATGATCATGTATGGTACCACGGCCTTTTTCATCCAGGTCAATGCCGATCTCGTCGTCGACCCCCGGTTCTGGGCTGCGCCGTTTCTGTTCGAGAACACCTGGAGCGTCATGGGCGGGCTTGCGACCGGAGGCGGCCTCACCCAGTGGTTTCGCAAGGAAATGACGGGACTTTCCGACGATGATTCATCCTTCCAGGCGCTGATGGAAGAGGCACTCAAAAGCCCGCCCGGCGCAAACGGCATTCTGATGCTGCCCTATTTCAGTGGTGAGCGAACGCCAATTAATGATCCGCAAGCCAAGGGCCTGATCTTCGGGCTGACGCTCGCGCACCGGCGCGGCGATATCTATCGTGCGCTGATCGAAGGGATCGGACACGCGACCCGGCATAATCTCGATGGCTTTGCCGAAATACAGCCGGCCCGCAGCATTTATGCGGCTGGAGGCGGCGTGCAGAATCCATTCTGGACACAATGCGTCAGCGACATTGCGGGCATCCGTCAGAATGTGCGTCGGCAGACGCTGGGTGCTGCGCTCGGATCTGCTTTTCTCGCAGGCATAGGCTGCGGGATCTTCGCACCGGAAGACATCGACCGCATTAACCCGATCGAGTCCAAAATCGCGCCGAACGAGGCCAACCGCAATCGCTACGACGCCGATCACGCGGCCTTCAAAGCGCTTTACGCCAACAACAGAGCCGCGATGCGACGGTCCACGGTGAGCTAGTGCTCGGCATCGAAGTGCGACACCACGGTATTGCGCTTGCTCGGTTCAACAGGCACGACAATGCCGAAGCGTGCCGTCATGCTGCTGGTCGCTCAGCGGGGCGGCACTCGCGTTGTGCGTCTCGAGCAGAATCCAGCCAATCGACCTGGTAGAAAATTCCTCGAGGAGGTCTTGCTTCGTGTTGTCGCTCCTCAAAAACGCTTATACCGGGATGCGAGATCCGAGCACGAAGTGAAATGGTGCCCGATTTGAACCGTTATCACGCTTGGGAGTTCAATCCGTCGGAAGAGCATTATTGGAAGCCGAGGGAGCTCTAAGAGGGAACCTGAGCGCACTTGAAAAGGAGTGGCTCCATGACCCACATTCAAATAGGTGGTCGAATAGTGACGCAGATCACCGTAATCGAAGCCGAGCCGGATAAACAGAATGAAGCGCTCGCGCTGATGGCCGATCGAGCACGATTTATGGCTCGCCAGCCTGGCTTTGTCTCGATCAGCTTGCATCGAAGCGTCGACGGCCGACGCATCGTCAACTACGTCCAATGGCAAAGCCGCGAACTGCTGCAGTCTGCCCACCAATCGCCGGACTTTCGTAAGGAGTGGGGCAAGTTTGACGACTTGACGGATCAAATCGATCCACATCTCTACGAAGTTGTCCAGGTTCTGGACGCAGGCTAGGCATTTTCGCATTTGCATTGAGATCCTGCACGGAAGCTCTGACGATTGCTTCCTATCGCTTTTCTGTGGCCCCCATGATGGATTGGGGCGAGAGATTAGAGGACCAAAAATTGGGCGTAGTGCAGGGTCGCGTAGCGACCGCCGCTTCCGATAAGTTTCTGGCTGGATCTAGGAGAATTGTGCCTTCCTATGCGTGATGGCATTAAGTTCGATAGCCTGAATTTTTGAGGTAGTTGGCGCATTCCTCTGAGGTAAAGGCATCGAGTGCGTTGCCGATTGCGGTGCAGACTGCGTCGACAGTTCGCGCGGCAGCTTTGCGAAGCAGGTGCTTGAGCTTGGCAAAGACCTGCTCGATCGGGTTCAGGTCGGGCGAGTATTTTGGCAGGAAGAAGAGCTTGGCCCCGACCGAACGGATGAGCTGGCGAACTGCTTTGCTCCTGTGGCTGCCGAGGTTGTCCAAGATGACGATATCGCCGGGTCGAAGGACGGGCAGAAGAACCTTCTCGACATAGGCGCGAAAGCTCACGCCGTCGATCGGCCCCTCGATGAACCATGGAGCATCGATCCGGTCGTGGCGCAGGGCCGCCAGGAAGGTCATAGTCTTCCAGCGGCCGTGGGGAACCTTGGCGTGAAGTCTACACCCGCGCGGCGCCCATCCCCGCAAGGGTGCCATATCGGTCCTGGTCCAGGTCTCGTCGATGAAGACCAGGCGCTCAGCTTCGACGCGATTTTGATACTTTGCCCACTGGGCTCGTCGCCGCGCCACCTCGGGTCGATCCCGTTCGCCAGCCGCCACGCTTTTTTTTGAAGCTGAGCTTCTCGGCATGTACGAAGTCCCAGACCGAGTGGTAGTCGACCTTCAGACCGCGACCGGCAAGCTCGGTAACGAGACCACGTATGGTGAAATCGCCGTCCTTGATCCGCTGCGACAGCCAGACGGCGTGGTCTCCCGAAACAGCCTTCGGCTTGTGACCGCCCATCTGGCCGGGTTCAACGCTGCCGGTCTGCTCGACCCGCTGCATCCAGCCGATAGCCGTGCTGATCGCTACTCCAAACTGTTTGGCCGCCTGATTGCGGGACATCCCGCCCTCGATCGCAGCCACGACACGCTTGCGAAGATCCAGAGAATACGGCTTGCCCATCCATGCTGGCCTCCGTCCAGCCAGCATGATGAATCAGAAACAAGCTGATTTGGGAATCCCAAATCGATTCAACTTAACCCCATCCCGCTTTAGCCGGACCTCGCGCCCCCGGATAAATGGCCGGGACTCTTGCGCGGCGAGCGCGTGCTGTCGCGCAGGGTTAGCGTGGCGGGAAGCTTAATGTCCTTCCGCAGCCCCGCCTTGCCGGTCGTCATCAGCGCGATCAGTTCGGCCGCGGCGATGGCCCCGAGGTCGCGGCGGGGCTGGACGATGGTCGTCAGGGTGGGCTCGCAATAGTCGGCGTAGGCGATGCCGTCGAACCCGACGACGGAGAGATCGTCCGGGATCTGGAGTCCGGCCGCGTGCACGGTCTTGATTAGGCCGATCGCCATTTCATCATTGGCCGCAAACAGCGCGGTCGGGCGCGCCGCCGGCTCGAGTGCAAGCAGCGCCTGGCCGGCCTCGACACCGGTGCGGAAGGTGAAATCGCCGGATAGAATCAATCCCGCATCGGCCGCAATTCCCGCCTCGCGCAGGGCCTGCCGATAACCTTCGAGACGCTGCTGCTCGAGGATGTTGGGGGGCGGCCCGGACAGATAAGCGATGCTTGTGTGGCCCAGTTCGATCAGGTGTCGCACCGCCTCGCGCGCAGTCTCGACATTATCGATTGTGACCTGCGGGAAGCGTTCTCGCGGGATGTACTCGCAGGCGGCAACCAGCGGCACGCGCGCGTCGCGCAAGTCGCGGTGGGGGCTGCGTATCACATGACCGCACAAGAGCAGCACGCCGTCGGCCTGTCCGGCGCAGACCAGATCGACGTAGCGTGCTTCCTTCTCCGGTGAGCCGGCCAGATTGGCAATGATGAGTCCGTAGCCGGCGGCCGACAGCGTGTCGTCGATGCCTTGGAGAACCTCAGCGAAGAACGGGTTGGCGATGTCCGGCACGGCCACCAGCACGATCATGGTCTTCCGGACGCGCAGGTTCCTTGCGGAAATGTTCGGCGTGTAGCCGGTGTCGCGCACGGCAGCGAGCACACGTGTGCGGGTTTCCTCAATTACGACCTCGGGGCGCGCCAGCGTCCGGCTGACGGTCGCAACCGAGACTCCCGCCAGCCGCGCGACGTCGGCGATCTTGGTCGCCTTTTGGCGTGTCACTCTGGTTCGCTTGGCCATGTTGAGGCTCGCCATCTCGGCGTCATATCGGGACTTGCAAAATCATGAAGTTCTGCTAAGGTAAAAAATGTAATCGATTACATGCGGCAAGTAAAGCCATAACGAGCCCGTTAAGGGCCGGAAGCCGAAATACAAGCCTGCAAAGGCGGATATGGGAGGGAATGATGAAGCGTGCGCTGTTCGCATCAGTGGCGATTGCCACCTTAGCCTCGGTGCCTGTCTCCGCAGAAGAGATGAAGGCCGAGGTCATCCATTGGTGGACCTCAGGCGGCGAGGCCGCCGCGGTGAAGGTGTTTGCCGATCAGTTCGCCAAGGCGGGTGGGACATGGATCGACAGCGCCGTGGCGGGTGCCGCCAACGCGCGAAATGCTGCGATCAGCCGCACCGTCGCCGGCAATCCTCCGACCGCGATGCAGCTCAACACCGGCAAGCAATTCGACGAACTGGTGGAAGGCGATCTGCTCGCCGATGTCGATGCGGTCGCCACCGAGGGCAATTGGAAGGGCGTGATGCCAGCGGCGTTCGTTGCGGCTGCAACTCGCAACGGCAAGATGTTCGCGGTGCCGATCAACATCCATGGCCAGAACTGGCTCTGGTACAACAAGGCTGTGCTCGCCTCGGTCGGCGCCGCCGAGCCGAAGACCTGGGACGATGCCTTTGCTGTTCTCGACAAGCTGAAAGTCGACGGTAAGGTGATCCCGCTGGCCTTCTCGGGTCAGAAGATATGGGAACGAAACCTGTTCAGCGCGGTGCTCATCGGCGTCGGTGGCGGACCGATGTGGGTTGGGATCATGGGCAAGCGCGACGCGGCACTGGCGCAAAGTGCCGAGTTCAAGGCCGTCGCGGTCGCCTACAAGAAGCTCAAGGACTACGTCGACGCCGGTGCGCCCGGGCGCAACTGGAACGATGCCACCAACCTGATCATCCAGGGTAAGGCCGGCATGCAGATCATGGGCGATTGGGCCAAGGGCGAATTCGTCGCCGCCGGCAAGATCCCCGAAAAGGACTATGGCTGCACCGTGCTGTCCAACCATGGCGGCGGATACATGATGGGTGGGGACGTGTTCGTGTTCCCGAAGGCGAAGGACAGCTTGACGACCACGGCGCAGATGACGCTCGCCCGGCTGATGCTGACGCCAGAGACTCAGATCCAGTTTTCGCTGAGGAAGGGATCGATCCCGGTGCGCAGTGACGTCGATGCCTCCCAACTCGACGCCTGCGCCCAGAAGGGTATGCGTTACGTCTCCAATGCCGCGCAGCAATTGCCGTCGGCCGACATGCTGGCCCCTCCTGCGCTCATTGGTGCGCTGGAGGATGCGATCTCGCAATACTGGAACACCAACATGAACGCGGACGAATTCTCCGCCAAGGTTGGTGGCGTGCTGAAGGCACAGTACTGACGCGCCCGACCAAGGGGCCGCTGACTTGTCGGCCGCCCCGGACCATCATCAGATCCGCCCTTGTTCCCGTGACACGATGCGTCTTTCGCTGGCTTCACGACTCTCCGCGGTCTCCGCGCTCTTGCCGGCGCTGCTGGTGATGTTCGTCGTCTATATCGGCGCCACCAGCTGGACCGTCTGGATGTCGCTGACCAACTCGCGCATGCTGCCGAACAACAATTTCGTCGGGCTCCGGCAATATCAGATGCTGCTCGGCAACGATCGCTGGATCACCTCGGTCCACAATATCCTTGTCTACGGCGTGCTGTTCGTTTCGCTCGCGCTTCTGATCGGCTTCCTGCTGGCGGTTGCGATCGATCAGCGAGTACGGGCCGAGGACACGATCCGCTCGATCTATCTCTATCCCTATTCGATGTCCTTCGTCGTTACGGGCCTGGTCTGGCAATGGCTGCTCAACCCTGCGCTCGGCATCCAGCATGTGCTGCGCAGCTGGGGCTTCGAAGGCGCAGCCTTCGATTGGATCGTGCGGCCGGAGACCGCCATCTATTGCCTGGTCATCGCCGGCGTCTGGCAGGCTTCCGGGCTGGTGATGGCGATCATGCTTGCAGGCCTGCGCGGCGTCGACGAGGAGATCTGGAAGGCGGCGCGGGTCGACGGCCTGCCGAAATGGCGGGTCTATGTGTGGATCATCATTCCGATGATGGGTGCGAGCTTTGCGACTGCCGCAGTGCTGCTGTCGACGGGTGTGGTGCGTCTCTACGACCTTTCGGTAGCGATGACCAATGGCGGGCCCGGCATCGCCTCTGAGGTGCCTGCCAAGTTTGTCATGGATCATCTTTTTGAACGCGCCAATATCGGCCTTGCGACAGCGGCGGCCACCACCATGCTGATCACAGTGATCGCGGTGGTCGCGCCCTATCTCTACTGGCGCGCGCGCAAAGGAGAGATGCGATGACCGCGGAGGCGCAGGCGTTGCATGCCGCAAGACGGACGAAGCGCAGGAGCCCAGCGCGCTGGGGCCTCTATGCCTTCATCTTCATAACCGCGCTCTACTTCCTGCTGCCGCTCTACGTGATGGTCGTCACCTCGCTGAAGCCGATGGCAGAGATTCGGCAGGGCAATCTGTTGGCATTGCCGGCAGCTCCTAGCATCGACGCGTGGGTCAAGGCCTGGACCTCGGCCTGCACCGGTCTGACCTGCCAGGGCATCAAGATCGGCTTTCTCAACTCGCTGCGCATCCTGGTGCCGTCGGTCGCCATCTCCATCCTGATCGGCTCGCTCACCGGCTATGCGCTGTCGCTATGGCGTGTACGCGGCGCCAACATCCTGTTCGGCGCGATGATGGTGGTCGCGTTCATTCCCTATCAGGTGTTCCTCTATCCCTTGGTGCGTGTGTTTTCCTTCACCGGCCTCGGACAGTCGCTCATCACCATCGTGACCGTCCACACCATCTTCGGTCTTCCCACCATGACGCTGCTGTTCCGCAACTATTTCGCATCGCTGCCGGTCGAGTTGTTCAAGGCCGCCCGCGTCGACGGCGCAGGCTTCTACCAGATCTATGCGCGGATCATGATGCCGATGGCCACTCCCATGATCGTGGTCGCGGTGATCTTGCAGACCACCGGCATCTGGAACGATTTCATCCTGGGCCTCGTCTTCGCCGGCCGCGACAATCTACCGATGACGGTGCAGCTCAACAACATCGTCAATTCGACGCAAGGCGAGCGCGCCTACAACGTCGACATGGCGGCGACGCTGCTGACCGCGCTGTTGCCGCTTGCCGTCTATTTCGGCTCCGGCCGCTGGTTCGTGCGCGGCATCGCCGCCGGCGCAGTGAAGGGCTGACGCAGCATGCAGAAATCGAATGTCGACATCAGGAGCCTTCAGATCGGCTTTGGCGGCCTGAAGGTACTGGAGAATCTCAATCTCCACGTCGGGGCGTCCGAGTTCCTCGTGCTGCTTGGGCCCTCCGGATGTGGCAAGTCGACATTGCTCAACGCGATCGCAGGGCTGATCGACGTCAGGGGTGGCGAGATCCATATCGGTGGCCGCGATGTCACCTGGGCGGAACCAAAGGATCGCGGCATCGCGATGGTGTTCCAGAGCTACGCGCTCTATCCGCGCATGAGCGTACGGCGGAATATGTCGTTCGGGCTGAAGGTCGCGGGCACGCCGCAGGACGAGATTGAGCGCCGCGTCGGCGAGGCCGCGCAGATGCTGCGGCTCACCAGCCTCCTTGACCGCCGTCCCAGCGAGCTGTCCGGTGGCCAGCGCCAGCGTGTCGCGATTGGCCGAGCGCTGGTGCGGCATGCCGGCGTCTATCTGTTCGACGAGCCACTCTCCAATCTGGACGCCCAACTGCGCGCCGAGCTCAGGGTCGAGATCAAGCGGCTGCATGCACGGCTCGGCGCCACCATGATCTACGTGACGCACGACCAGATCGAGGCGCTGACGCTCGCGGACCGGATCGCGGTGATGCAGGGCGGCGTGATCCAGCAGCTCGACACGCCGAAGAAGATCTATCGCGAGCCGGTCAACCGGTTCGTCGCCTCCTTCGTCGGTTCGCCCGCGATGAATTTCATTTCCGGCCGGATCGCGCGTGGCAGCGAGGTCGGATTCATCGCCGGCGTAAACCGGCTTGGCCTGAACGGCTACGTCTTTCGCACCCAGCCGACCGACGCACCGGCCGTTCTCGGCATCCGGCCGGAGCATATCGAGGTGACCGCGTCCGACGATCCATCCTCCGTTTCCGCGCGCGTCGAGATGATCGAGCCGATGGGCGCGGACACGTTGATCTGGTGTCGCCTTGCCGACAGCACCGCCTTCTCCTTCCGCTATGACGCCGACGCGCAGGTGCGTGTCGGGGACACAGTCACCGTCCGATTCCCCGCCGATGCCCTGTCGCTGTTTGATGAGACGAGCGGACAGCGCCTCTAGATCCTCCATGCAGCCGAAAGCAAGACATGACCAAGCCCATCGACCGGTTCTCCATCCAGCTCTATTCTGCCCGCTCCATCACCCCGATCGAGGCGCAGTTCGCCCTGCTGTCCAGTCTCGGCTACACGATGGTCGAACCTTGGGGCGCGCTGTTCAGCGATCCCGAAACGCTGAGGCGTCTGCTCGAACTCCACGGCATGACTGCGCCGAGCGCTCATGTCGGCCTCGACCGGCTGCGCGAGGACGCGGTCGGCACGGCGAAGATGTGCAAAGGGCTCGGCATCGAGACCATCTTTGCGCCGGCCCCACCCTTGGGCGAGCGCGAGGGCGGAGAAAAGGAATGGCGCGCCATCGGGCGCGAGCTTTCTGACCTCGGAAGAGCAGTGACCGGCGAGGGTCTCAAATTCGGCTGGCACAACCATCATTGGGAATATGGCCGCAGCGAGAGCGGCAGGACCTATCTCGAATGCCTGTTCGAGGAGGCCCCCGATCTCGTCTGGGAGGCCGATCTCGCCTGGATTGTGCGCGGTGGCGGCGATCCGGTCGCCGAGATCAAGAAGCATGCGCAGCGCCTGGTCGCCTGCCACATCAAGGATCTCGCGCCCTCGGGACAGTGCGCCGACGAGGACGGCTGGGCCGATCCCGGGCACGGCATCATGGACTGGTCGGCGCTGCGCGCGGCGATGAGGGAGGCCGGGGTCTCCCTGTTCGTCGCCGAACACGACAAGCCGAACGACGTCGCCCGCTTCGCGCGCCGGGCGCGCGAGACGGTGGCCGCCTGGGCGTAACGGGGAGCGATCATGAGCAAGCTCGGAGTCGGCGTCGTCGGATGCGGCAACATCTCGACGATCTACATGCACAACATGCCCAAATTCCGCGATCTCAAGCTAATCGCCTGCGCTGACCTGCGGCCTGAGGCCGCGCAAGCCCAGGCGGCGCAGTTCTGCATCGAGGCATTGTCGATCGAGGAGCTGCTGGCGCGCCCCGATATCCAGATCGTCGTCAATCTCACCACGCCGAACGCGCATTACGGCGTGAGCCACGCGGCGTTTAACGCCGGCAAGCACGTGTTTGGCGAAAAGCCGATCACGGTGGAAGCCAACGACGCCGCGACCTTGGTCGCGGAGGCGGCGCGTCGCGGCCTGAAGCTCGGCTGCGCACCGGATACGTTTCTTGGCGGCGGCGGACGGACGGCGCGCGAGTTCGTTGATACGGGGCGGATCGGCAAAGTGCTCTATGGCACCTGCTTCCTGATGTCGCATGGCATGGAGCACTGGCATCCCGATCCGACCTTCTTCTTCAAGCCGGGCGGCGGGCCGATCCTCGACATGGGGCCCTATTACCTTGCGGCCCTCATCAATCTGTTGGGTCCCGTTGCGCTGGTGCAGGGGCGTGCGAGCGCCGGCTTCGCCACGCGGCTCGTCACCTCGAAGGGGCCGATGAACGGCAAGACGGTCGCGGTTGAAACCCCGACGACTGTCATGTCGCTGCTGCATTTCGAATCAGGCGCCGACATCATCTTTGCGATGAGCTGGGACGTCTGGAAACACGGACATCCGCCGATCGAGCTTTACGGCACCGAGGGCTCGCTGCGTGTGCCGGACCCCAACTTCTTCGGCGGCGCGGTGCAATACACCGAGAAGGGTGGCGACTGGATCTCGGTCCCTGCCGACGACCGGCCCTTCGGCAAGCCCAACTGGCGCTCGCCAAATTGGGCCGATCACATGCCGAACCAAGCCAACTATCGTTGCCTGGGCGTCGCCGAACTCGCAAGTGCGGTGCTGCGCGGCACGCCACACCGCTCCTCCGGAGCGCTGGCGAGCCACGCGCTGGAGGTGAAGCACGCGATCCTCAAGGCCAGCGTCGAAGGCGGTGAGATCGCAGTGCGCTCGCGCGTCGAGCGACCGGCGCCGCTGTCCGACGTCGATGCGATGGCGTTGTGGGCCGGCGAGACGTTCTGAAGCGGGACTGTCCGACCAAATATGATTGCCCGGTCTGGGCAGGGCTGAAATGCCCGCTCTGTCTCCTGGAACCGGCAAGGGGAGGCGGGTTTTGGTGTGGTATCGAACTTAGCGGGCGCGTGCTGCTGGAGCGTCCAGGGTAGAAGGAAGTATTCGATGAAGATGATCAAGGGACCGGCGATATTCCTCGCTCAGTTCGCTGCCGACGCGGCGCCGTTCAATTCCTTCGACTCGATCTGCGGATGGGCCGCCTCACTCGGCTACGAGGGGGTTCAGATTCCGAGCGGGGATGGGCGGCTCTTCGACCTTAGGAAAGCTTCGGAGTCGCAGGACTACGCCGACGAGGTGAAGGGGATCGCGACCCACCACGGGCTTGCGATCACCGAGCTCTCGACCCATCTCCAGGGCCAGCTCGTTGCCGTTCACCCGGCCTATGACGCCGCTTTCGACGGCTTCGCCGCGCCGGAAGTGCGCGGGAATCCCAAGGCCCGCACGGAGTGGGCCGTCGACCAGGTCAAGCGCGCGATCTTGGCCTCCAGGCGTCTCGGGCTCACTGCACTTGCGACCTTCTCCGGTGCACTTGCCTGGCCCTATGTCTATCCCTGGCCGCAGCGCCCGGCCGGTCTCATCGAGACAGCATTCGATGAGCTCGCCAGGCGCTGGCGGCCGATCCTCGACTATGCCGACGAACACGGTGTCGATCTCGCTTATGAGATCCATCCCGGTGAGGACCTTCACGACGGCGTCTCCTATGAGATGTTTCTTGAGCGGGTCAATGGCCACAAGAGCGCGAACCTCCTCTACGACCCGTCGCACTTGGTGCTGCAGCAGCTCGACTATCTCGATTACATCGACGTCTACCACGAGCGCATCAAGGCATTCCACGTCAAGGACGCCGAGTTCAATCCGACTGGCCGCCAGGGCGTCTATGGCGGGTTCCAGGGCTGGGTCGAGCGTGCCGGCCGCTTCCGCTCGCCCGGCGATGGCCAGGTCGACTTCGGTGCCATCTTCTCGAAGCTCACGCAATACGATTACGACAGCTGGGCGGTGCTTGAGTGGGAATGTGCGCTGAAGCATCCCGAGCAGGGCGCACGCGAGGGTGCCGAGTTTATCAAGAGCCATATTATCCGAGTCACAGAGAAAGCCTTCGACGATTACGCAAGCGCCGGCACCGACGACTCAGCGAACCGCAAGATGCTCGGCATCTCCTGAGCGAGGGGGACAATATGGCTATCGAAGCAAGCAATGAAGCTGGCGGTCATCGTCGTATCCGGCTCGGCATGGTCGGTGGCGGCCAAGGAGCCTTTATCGGTGCCTTACACCGCATCGCGGCCCGTATCGACGACCAGTTTGAACTCGTTGCCGGCGCGCTCGCATCCGATCCGGTTCGGGCCAAGGCCTCGGCGAAGGAGCTCGGCATTGCCGACGATCGCGCCTATGGCTCCTTCGAAGAGATGGCGAAGGCTGAAGCCGCGCGAGCGGACGGCATCAAGGCGGTCTCGATCGTAACTCCAAACCACATGCACAGCCCGGTCGCGAAAGTCTTCCTTGAAGCCGGAATCCACGTCATCTGCGACAAGCCGCTGACGACGACCGTCGCGGAGGCCGAGGAACTGGTGGCGCTCGTGAGGAAGAACGGCAAAGTGTTCGTGGTGACGCACAACTACACGGGATATCCCATGGTCCGGCAGGCA
This genomic interval from Bradyrhizobium sp. CB82 contains the following:
- the ugpC gene encoding sn-glycerol-3-phosphate ABC transporter ATP-binding protein UgpC yields the protein MQKSNVDIRSLQIGFGGLKVLENLNLHVGASEFLVLLGPSGCGKSTLLNAIAGLIDVRGGEIHIGGRDVTWAEPKDRGIAMVFQSYALYPRMSVRRNMSFGLKVAGTPQDEIERRVGEAAQMLRLTSLLDRRPSELSGGQRQRVAIGRALVRHAGVYLFDEPLSNLDAQLRAELRVEIKRLHARLGATMIYVTHDQIEALTLADRIAVMQGGVIQQLDTPKKIYREPVNRFVASFVGSPAMNFISGRIARGSEVGFIAGVNRLGLNGYVFRTQPTDAPAVLGIRPEHIEVTASDDPSSVSARVEMIEPMGADTLIWCRLADSTAFSFRYDADAQVRVGDTVTVRFPADALSLFDETSGQRL
- a CDS encoding FGGY family carbohydrate kinase, producing the protein MRYLLGIDIGSYSSKGVLLEESGTLRATARRKHDMRVPGPGLAEHDALQDWWEGFRTLSQQLIRENGINPAAIAAVGCSGIGPCALPVTEVGEPLRPAILYGVDTRAEAEIAELNVELGAAAVLARTGNPLTTQSVGPKVRWLAKHEPDTFRKTARIVGCPSFIVHRLTGRWVVDHYGASCYTPFYDLAAKDWHRETIERICPVDWLPEIAWTTEIIGHVSREAAAETGLAAGTPVIAGTIDAASEAMSVGVQKPGDLMIMYGTTAFFIQVNADLVVDPRFWAAPFLFENTWSVMGGLATGGGLTQWFRKEMTGLSDDDSSFQALMEEALKSPPGANGILMLPYFSGERTPINDPQAKGLIFGLTLAHRRGDIYRALIEGIGHATRHNLDGFAEIQPARSIYAAGGGVQNPFWTQCVSDIAGIRQNVRRQTLGAALGSAFLAGIGCGIFAPEDIDRINPIESKIAPNEANRNRYDADHAAFKALYANNRAAMRRSTVS
- a CDS encoding carbohydrate ABC transporter permease, whose product is MTAEAQALHAARRTKRRSPARWGLYAFIFITALYFLLPLYVMVVTSLKPMAEIRQGNLLALPAAPSIDAWVKAWTSACTGLTCQGIKIGFLNSLRILVPSVAISILIGSLTGYALSLWRVRGANILFGAMMVVAFIPYQVFLYPLVRVFSFTGLGQSLITIVTVHTIFGLPTMTLLFRNYFASLPVELFKAARVDGAGFYQIYARIMMPMATPMIVVAVILQTTGIWNDFILGLVFAGRDNLPMTVQLNNIVNSTQGERAYNVDMAATLLTALLPLAVYFGSGRWFVRGIAAGAVKG
- a CDS encoding sugar phosphate isomerase/epimerase: MTKPIDRFSIQLYSARSITPIEAQFALLSSLGYTMVEPWGALFSDPETLRRLLELHGMTAPSAHVGLDRLREDAVGTAKMCKGLGIETIFAPAPPLGEREGGEKEWRAIGRELSDLGRAVTGEGLKFGWHNHHWEYGRSESGRTYLECLFEEAPDLVWEADLAWIVRGGGDPVAEIKKHAQRLVACHIKDLAPSGQCADEDGWADPGHGIMDWSALRAAMREAGVSLFVAEHDKPNDVARFARRARETVAAWA
- a CDS encoding LacI family DNA-binding transcriptional regulator, which codes for MAKRTRVTRQKATKIADVARLAGVSVATVSRTLARPEVVIEETRTRVLAAVRDTGYTPNISARNLRVRKTMIVLVAVPDIANPFFAEVLQGIDDTLSAAGYGLIIANLAGSPEKEARYVDLVCAGQADGVLLLCGHVIRSPHRDLRDARVPLVAACEYIPRERFPQVTIDNVETAREAVRHLIELGHTSIAYLSGPPPNILEQQRLEGYRQALREAGIAADAGLILSGDFTFRTGVEAGQALLALEPAARPTALFAANDEMAIGLIKTVHAAGLQIPDDLSVVGFDGIAYADYCEPTLTTIVQPRRDLGAIAAAELIALMTTGKAGLRKDIKLPATLTLRDSTRSPRKSPGHLSGGARSG
- a CDS encoding sugar ABC transporter permease, with amino-acid sequence MRLSLASRLSAVSALLPALLVMFVVYIGATSWTVWMSLTNSRMLPNNNFVGLRQYQMLLGNDRWITSVHNILVYGVLFVSLALLIGFLLAVAIDQRVRAEDTIRSIYLYPYSMSFVVTGLVWQWLLNPALGIQHVLRSWGFEGAAFDWIVRPETAIYCLVIAGVWQASGLVMAIMLAGLRGVDEEIWKAARVDGLPKWRVYVWIIIPMMGASFATAAVLLSTGVVRLYDLSVAMTNGGPGIASEVPAKFVMDHLFERANIGLATAAATTMLITVIAVVAPYLYWRARKGEMR
- a CDS encoding IS630 family transposase (programmed frameshift); translation: MGKPYSLDLRKRVVAAIEGGMSRNQAAKQFGVAISTAIGWMQRVEQTGSVEPGQMGGHKPKAVSGDHAVWLSQRIKDGDFTIRGLVTELAGRGLKVDYHSVWDFVHAEKLSFKKKRVAAGERDRPEVARRRAQWAKYQNRVEAERLVFIDETWTRTDMAPLRGWAPRGCRLHAKVPHGRWKTMTFLAALRHDRIDAPWFIEGPIDGVSFRAYVEKVLLPVLRPGDIVILDNLGSHRSKAVRQLIRSVGAKLFFLPKYSPDLNPIEQVFAKLKHLLRKAAARTVDAVCTAIGNALDAFTSEECANYLKNSGYRT
- a CDS encoding antibiotic biosynthesis monooxygenase family protein codes for the protein MTHIQIGGRIVTQITVIEAEPDKQNEALALMADRARFMARQPGFVSISLHRSVDGRRIVNYVQWQSRELLQSAHQSPDFRKEWGKFDDLTDQIDPHLYEVVQVLDAG
- a CDS encoding ABC transporter substrate-binding protein, encoding MKRALFASVAIATLASVPVSAEEMKAEVIHWWTSGGEAAAVKVFADQFAKAGGTWIDSAVAGAANARNAAISRTVAGNPPTAMQLNTGKQFDELVEGDLLADVDAVATEGNWKGVMPAAFVAAATRNGKMFAVPINIHGQNWLWYNKAVLASVGAAEPKTWDDAFAVLDKLKVDGKVIPLAFSGQKIWERNLFSAVLIGVGGGPMWVGIMGKRDAALAQSAEFKAVAVAYKKLKDYVDAGAPGRNWNDATNLIIQGKAGMQIMGDWAKGEFVAAGKIPEKDYGCTVLSNHGGGYMMGGDVFVFPKAKDSLTTTAQMTLARLMLTPETQIQFSLRKGSIPVRSDVDASQLDACAQKGMRYVSNAAQQLPSADMLAPPALIGALEDAISQYWNTNMNADEFSAKVGGVLKAQY